AGATTTTACATGTTTATTGGGCAGTGAGTAAGTCAGCATGGATGACCGATGAAGAATTTGCAAGAGAGATGATTGCGGGGGTAAATCCCAACGTAATTCGTGGTCTTAAAGTGAGTTCATCAAATACTTGtttctaaaacaaattaacaGACCAAATTTGATGtccaaatatattaaaaacttgttttttcttgtgatattttctttataatgaATGGCAGGAGTTTCCTCCAAAAAGCAATCTGGATCCTGCAACCTATGGTGATCAACACAGTAAGATAACAGCAGAGGTGCTTGATCTAGAGGGAAGCACAGTGGACGAGGTAAACATACTTTTGTACTAATTTTCCacttataaagtaaaaaaacacGTTTGTTCTGATTTAAATGACTTTAATCTGTGGAACAGGCTCTTGCAAATAAGAGGTTATTTGTGTTAGATTACCATGATATCTTCATGCCATATATTCGGAGGATAAATCAGACTTATGCCAAAGCTTATGCCACAAGAACTATCCTTTTCTTGAAAGAAAATGGAACTCTGAAGCCAGTGGCCATCGAATTGAGTTTGCCACATCCTTCTGGGGACCAATCAGGTGCTGTCAGCCAAGTAATTTTACCTGCAAAAGAAGGCGTTGAAAGTACAATTTGGCTGCTAGCCAAAGCTTATGTAGTTGTAAATGATTCTTGCTATCATCAACTCATGAGCCATTGGTACAAAAGCTTTTCATTGCATTCCACAATTCAATCTCTGATATCTCTCAATATGAGATATATTATACTAAGTAAAGAATGAAATGTTTATTCTGTTACAGGTTAAATACTCATGCAGTGATTGAGCCATTCATCATAGCAACACACAGGCACCTTAGTGCGCTTCATCCAATTTATAAGCTTCTAACTCCTCATTATCGTGACACCATGAACATCAATGCACTTGCCAGACAGTCTCTAATCAATGCTGATGGCATCATAGAGAAATCCTTTTTGCCCTCAAAGTATTCTGTGGAGATGTCTTCAGCGGTTTATAAGCATTGGGTTTTCACTGATCAAGCACTGCCTGCAGAACTTATCAAGAGGTTAGTAAATATCTAAGATCCAAAGTAGTAAAACTAatggtttatattttgttgCAAAATATAATGATGCATGTAATGAAAGTACATATTTTGATTGGTTCAGAGGAGTGGCAGTTGAGGATTCATCAGCCCCACATGGACTTCGTCTCTTGATAGAAGACTACCCTTATGCTGTTGATGGACTAGAGATATGGGCTGTGATTAAGTCATGGGTTCAAGAGTATGTGTCAGTGTACTATGCAAAAGATGATGATGTCATATCTGATTCTGAACTCCAACATTGGTGGAAAGAGGCTGTGGAGAAAGGACATGCTGATTTGAAAGACGAAGCATGGTGGCCTAAGTTGCAGACACTTGAGGAGCTTGTTCAAATCTGCACCATTATCATATGGACTGGTTCAGCCCTCCATGCAGCTGTTAATTTTGGTCAATACCCTTATGGAGGTTTCATTCTGAACCGTCCAACTTCTAGTAGAAGGTTGCTTCCTGAGAAAGGCACACCAGAATATGAAGAAATGGTGAAGAGTCATCAAAAGGCCTATTTGAGAACAATTACATCAAAGTTTCAGACTATGATTGATCTTTCTGTGATAGAGATATTGTCAAGGCATGCCTCTGATGAGGTTTACCTTGGCCAAAGGGAAAACCCACATTGGACCTCTGATTCCAAAGCGTTGCAAGCCTTTCAAAAGTTTGGGAACAAACTGAAGGATATTGAAGAAAAACTTGGAAGCAAGAACAAAGATGAGAAACTGAGAAACCGATTTGGACCAGTTGAATTGCCATACACTTTACTTCATCCTACCAGTGGGGAAGGGTTGACCTTCAGGGGAATTCCTAATAGCATTTCCATCTGAGTCAGCCTGTGGTTTCACTTTAGTTTTTGTGTTGTACTTCCTTCCAATAAAAGAAGATGCAAGGCTAGAGATCCAATAAACCTTGCATCTTGTCGAATGTTTTAATAATCTTGTGTTGCTTGTGTGTTTGAATGTTGAAATTCAGCACTTAATCtggtttttgtttgaaaataatgGCAGTACCGAGTATTGTTAGTTTGTGTTTAGTTTCTGTCAGAATTTGTAATATACCTTTTGCAGATTGCGTAGCACAAAAGTTGATGTTATCAGTAATCTTTTTTATCATACTGACATATAGAATACAAAAAGcatataagaaatataaatgaCTACTATTAAACACAAATGAAGATAAATATAagaataacttttaaaataattaaaattgtattttattatattagattaaattagaaaataaaatatgggttTATGAAAAGTAACACAGATGTCAGTATAACACACAAAAGTATGTGTGTCGGAGGGTAGCTTTTTGTTTGCATTGTTATATTGTTAATGGTAGGACTTGAACCTGACGAATGGTTTCTAAGAATACGAAATAAGTTTCTTTTCTGGTTTGCATCACAATAGAATCATGGaaacacaaatttcattattaataacaaatacaagTAGGAACTCGAAATACATAGTTAAACATAAAACAGTGATGAAGGAAATAGATTTCCTCTatttcacatttatttaaaactagGGAAGCTCAACAACCATAGAACCCTTAGATAGAGATACTGTTGGGTATTCCTCTGAAGGTCAATCCCTCCTCGCTGGAAGGAAAGAGAAGAGTGTAAGGCATTTTAGCTGGCCCTGTGCGGTTTCTCAATGTCTCATCATTGTTCTTCTGCACAAGCTTTTGTTCGATCTCTGCAAGCTTCTTCCCGAACCTCTTAAAGGCCTCCAATGGCCCAGCATCAGAAGTCCAAAAGTCACCACCATCTCTCTCTCCAAGGTAGAACTCATCAGATGCATGCCTTGACAATATCTCTATAACTGTAAGGTCAATCAGGGTCTCTTTCTTCGCAGTTATAGTTCTCAAAACTCCTTCTCCGGATTCTTAGCCAGCGCATCATACGCAGCAGAACCTTTCTCAGGCATGAATCTTCTGCTAATAGTTGGCCTGTTCAGGATCAAACCACCATATGGATATTGTCCGAAGTTCACAGCTGCATGAAGGGCTGAAGAAATCCAAATGAGGGTGGTGGAGACTTCAACCAACTCTCCACGTGTTTGCATCTTTGGCCACCATGCCTTATCTTTCAAATCACCATGACCCACCTGAACAAGTTCTTTCCACCACGCTTGGAGTTCAGGGTCCTTTTGAAGTGCCTCATCTGATTTGTAGTAGAATGCAACATACTCTTCCACCCAGGATTTGATGGCATCCCATATCTCCAACCCATCAGAAGCATAAGGATAATCCTCAATCAAAAGCTTAACACCGTGTGGAGCAGATGGATCTTTAACTGCAACTCCTCTGACCACCCAAATAACATTCATTAGCATCACAATTATATAAATCCTGAGACCTTCTTTTGCAGAAGATACAATACTAACTTTTTGAAATCCTGTAAAAGATTACTCACCTCTTGACAAGATCATTGGGTAGTGCTTGATCAACGAAAGACCAGTCCTTGTAAATCACAGCAGACATTTCCAGAGAGTACCTACCCCATAAGAATGTTTTCTCTATAATACCATCTGCGTTGACCAAGGACTTGCGGGCAAGTGAATTAATGTTCATGGTGTCACGGTAGTGAGGGAACAGGAGTTTGTAAACAGGGTGAACCACACTCAATTGCCTGTTTGTTGCTATGACGAAAGGCTCAACGACTGCATGAGTGCTTAGCCTGTCATCCATGTTATTATGTGAATgtcattttattcataaatacaTTAACAAAATTAACTGCATGGATCTCATTGTGATTTGAAAATATCATACCAATGGCTAACGATTTGATGGTAGCACGAATCATTCACAACAACATAAGCCTTTGCCAGTAACCAAATGTAAGCTTCAACTCCCTCGTATTGAGGCACATAAACTTCACTGAGAGGACCAAACTCGTCACCCTGTCCATGTGGCTTACTTAACTCAATGGCCAATGGTGTCAATGTCCCGTCatctttcaagaaaaatatgGTTCTTGTAGCATAAGTCTTTGTGGTAGAAGAATTGATCTTCCTCAGATATGGGATCAGATAGTCATGGTGATCTAAGATGAACAACTTATTGTTCTCGATAGCCTGTTCAACCAagtataattaattactttctaTTCACCAgattcaaataaagaaaattagaaacCAAACATACACAAAGCAATTGCAGAAACAATTGGATACTCATATCATCATTACCTGCTCAACAGTGAGTCCGCCTAATTGAGGCTCCAAGTGCTCTTTCGTTATTATAGAGGTATGATCACCAAAGGCTTGAGTGTCTAGCTTGCTACGTGGTGGGAATTCCTAGAACAAATTTAACACCCAATGAGTAATCTCAAATTTGTCAGGAAAATCCAACCTTTTTGGTTACATGTAGCTTTTAACCAATCAACTTTGAAATTAAGCTTACCTTAAGAATCTTAATGACATTAGGATTGACTCCAGCAATGGTTTCTCTTGCAAATTCAGCATCAGTCATCCATGCAGACTTATCCACTGCATCAAATAAGAATAGTTCAAAAGTCCATCCACGTGATTGAATGTTGAATGAAAAATAGGAGTACGTTGCTAATAAAgatgtgatttttcttcttattcaaCACGTGCAACATACCTTGCATGACTTTAGGTGGTGGATATTTGAGGAACTGTTCACCATCAGATCGAAAAATTTCCTTGACAATTGGTATAGGAGCGTATTTGCTGAGAAAGCTGGTAGGCAATGTAACTCCACCGTCATAGAGCTTGTGCACTTCAGCGAAACTATCAAACTCAAGGCTCAAAATATTTCCATCGAACGCATCGGTCAACACTGGTAACACATCTTGGGACACAGATTTCAATGCATAAGCAAGAAAATCGGATGACTTCAAGTGACCAAATGCTTCATCTCTTGGAAGGTAAACAAAGTCACTGGGCTTCTCACTGGCAGGATCTGTTAAG
This region of Vigna unguiculata cultivar IT97K-499-35 chromosome 5, ASM411807v1, whole genome shotgun sequence genomic DNA includes:
- the LOC114183038 gene encoding seed linoleate 9S-lipoxygenase-2, producing the protein MFQVPGVPGVSGILNPGVHRQNKIKGTVVLMRKNVLDFNSVADLTKGNVSGVIGTGLNVIGSTVDGLTAFLGRSVALQLISATKSDESGKGKVGKDTFIEGIITSLPTLGAGESAFYVHFEWDESMGIPGAFYIKNFMQVEFYLKSLTLEDVPNHGTIRFVCNSWIYNNTLYKKALRIFFANNTYVPSETPAPLVHYREEELKNLRGDGTGERKEHERIYDYDVYNDLGNPDLNENFARPTLGGSSTHPYPRRGRTGRYPTRKDSSCEKPGEVYVPRDENFGHLKSSDFLAYGIKSLSQYVLPAFESVFTLNLTPNEFNSFQDVRDLCEGGIKLPTEVISTISPLPVIKELFRTDGEQVLKFPTPHVIQVSKSAWMTDEEFAREMIAGVNPNVIRGLKEFPPKSNLDPATYGDQHSKITAEVLDLEGSTVDEALANKRLFVLDYHDIFMPYIRRINQTYAKAYATRTILFLKENGTLKPVAIELSLPHPSGDQSGAVSQVILPAKEGVESTIWLLAKAYVVVNDSCYHQLMSHWLNTHAVIEPFIIATHRHLSALHPIYKLLTPHYRDTMNINALARQSLINADGIIEKSFLPSKYSVEMSSAVYKHWVFTDQALPAELIKRGVAVEDSSAPHGLRLLIEDYPYAVDGLEIWAVIKSWVQEYVSVYYAKDDDVISDSELQHWWKEAVEKGHADLKDEAWWPKLQTLEELVQICTIIIWTGSALHAAVNFGQYPYGGFILNRPTSSRRLLPEKGTPEYEEMVKSHQKAYLRTITSKFQTMIDLSVIEILSRHASDEVYLGQRENPHWTSDSKALQAFQKFGNKLKDIEEKLGSKNKDEKLRNRFGPVELPYTLLHPTSGEGLTFRGIPNSISI